The Nocardioides humi genome includes a region encoding these proteins:
- a CDS encoding DUF445 domain-containing protein, whose product MSGPLIPTDPAADAVRRSALRRMRTVAVSLLLLAAAVYVLTLGGEGFWGFVNAGAEASMVGAIADWFAVTALFKHPLGLPIPHTALVPKRKDDLGKGLEQFVGENFLQEDIIRERVLGVGIAQRVGDWLAVPANAERVVSEGSEIAALALGKVRDDHIEALVTEALVPRFREEPIAPLLGGLLAEAIRDDLHHGLVDLMLEEMHGWLLANPDTVHDVLGERAPWWAPDSVNTYVINRLHLEMVRWLAEIRTNPDHRARRALDSMLVQLSDDLLGNPDTQARAERLKERVLDHPAVIASAISLWQALRKALLGSLADPDGAVRRRLLVEIEGASARLRSDAALRERLDGLAADAAVFAVDRYGAELTAVITHTIERWDGKEAARRIELHVGRDLQFIRINGTIVGGLVGVLIHTVSVAIH is encoded by the coding sequence GTGTCCGGCCCGCTCATCCCGACCGATCCCGCCGCCGATGCCGTACGCCGCAGTGCGCTGCGGCGGATGCGCACCGTGGCGGTCTCGCTGCTCCTGCTCGCCGCCGCCGTCTACGTGCTGACCCTCGGCGGGGAGGGCTTCTGGGGGTTCGTCAACGCCGGCGCGGAGGCGTCGATGGTCGGCGCCATCGCGGACTGGTTCGCGGTGACCGCGCTGTTCAAGCACCCGCTGGGGCTGCCGATCCCGCACACGGCGCTGGTGCCCAAGCGCAAGGACGACCTCGGCAAGGGGCTCGAGCAGTTCGTGGGGGAGAACTTCCTCCAGGAGGACATCATCCGCGAGCGCGTGCTCGGGGTCGGCATCGCGCAGCGGGTCGGCGACTGGCTCGCCGTGCCCGCCAACGCCGAGCGGGTCGTCAGCGAGGGCTCGGAGATCGCCGCGCTGGCGCTCGGGAAGGTCCGCGACGACCACATCGAGGCGCTGGTGACCGAGGCGCTGGTGCCGCGGTTCCGCGAGGAGCCGATCGCACCGCTCCTCGGCGGACTGCTCGCGGAGGCGATCCGCGACGACCTGCACCACGGGCTGGTCGACCTCATGCTCGAGGAGATGCACGGCTGGCTGCTCGCCAACCCCGACACCGTCCACGACGTCCTGGGGGAGCGGGCGCCGTGGTGGGCGCCGGACTCGGTCAACACCTACGTCATCAACCGGCTCCACCTGGAGATGGTCCGCTGGCTCGCCGAGATCCGCACCAACCCCGACCACCGCGCGCGCCGGGCGCTCGACTCGATGCTCGTCCAGCTCTCCGACGACCTGCTCGGCAACCCCGACACCCAGGCCCGCGCCGAGCGCCTGAAGGAGCGGGTGCTCGACCACCCCGCCGTGATCGCCAGCGCGATCTCGCTGTGGCAGGCGCTGCGCAAGGCGCTGCTGGGCTCGCTCGCCGACCCCGACGGCGCCGTACGCCGCCGGCTGCTGGTCGAGATCGAGGGCGCCTCCGCCCGCCTGCGCTCCGATGCCGCGCTGCGGGAGCGGTTGGACGGGCTCGCCGCCGACGCCGCGGTCTTCGCCGTCGACCGGTACGGCGCGGAGCTGACCGCCGTCATCACCCACACCATCGAGCGCTGGGACGGCAAGGAGGCCGCCCGTCGCATCGAGCTCCACGTCGGCCGCGACCTGCAGTTCATCCGGATCAACGGCACCATCGTCGGCGGCCTCGTCGGCG